CAAAAACGACTATCAACGGGATGGGTCAGACTGATAACGAAACGTGGGTTAGTTGCAGGGGAGTTTGGATCCCTTCTTGAGCAAGACGTCAGCTTTTGAGGATCATATAAAGAGTAGTGAAACTTCGGTTTCGTTCTTTGTCGAATCCCAGGTATACAATATTTGGTATCGAGGATCACGGTAAAGTTTTTTTAGGAGTAGGTTAAAGAAAGACATGTCATCGGCACCATTATTACAGAAGACGCCTGGGAAGAAGATAGCGTTGCCCACCAGGGTTGAGCCCAAGGTGTTCTTTGCCAATGAGCGTACGTTTCTGTCGTGGTTGAATTTCACTGTGATGCTTGGTGGTCTTGGTGTTGGGTTGTTGAATTTCGGTGATAAAGTGGGTAAGATCAGTGCTGCGTTGTTCACTCTGATTGCGATGGGGAGTATGATATATGCATTGGTGACATACCATTGGAGAGCCGCTGCGATAAGGCGCAGAGGGTCGGGACCATACGACGACAGATTGGGACCCACATTGCTGT
This is a stretch of genomic DNA from Nakaseomyces glabratus chromosome M, complete sequence. It encodes these proteins:
- the VTC1 gene encoding Vtc1p (CAGL0M12705g~Ortholog(s) have GTPase regulator activity and role in regulation of establishment or maintenance of cell polarity regulating cell shape, small GTPase mediated signal transduction) produces the protein MSSAPLLQKTPGKKIALPTRVEPKVFFANERTFLSWLNFTVMLGGLGVGLLNFGDKVGKISAALFTLIAMGSMIYALVTYHWRAAAIRRRGSGPYDDRLGPTLLCFFLLFAVVTNFILRTKYENTAL